The following proteins are co-located in the Silene latifolia isolate original U9 population chromosome 1, ASM4854445v1, whole genome shotgun sequence genome:
- the LOC141587247 gene encoding uncharacterized protein LOC141587247, producing the protein MRKPKLSGRMTKWSVHLSGYDLQFEPRTTIKSQVLADFISDFCPTIRGEAEEGMLTITGSQDSEIWTLYIDGASNARRAGVGLVLRSPKGDMIVQAVRCEFKATNNEAEYEAFILGMQMAPGLKVRNLRVYSDSLLVVNHVNNEYVAHDSKMIAYLKIATEQKLKFRTFKITQVPRDQNVEADALATLKATFQPTELSNIPITHVLTPAIQKELDQNPVKEAVHMQYTQGARTLVSAVGQHDPDWRVPYVNWLRDETLLGDRKEAQSFRIKASRYIMIDNIIFRKSLARPCLRCLSKEEAETVLQDVHGGECGNHAGGQSLSNKILRQGYFWPTMRTDAWIEAEAMTEVKEQQVISFIKRNIISRFGIPSEIICDNGS; encoded by the exons ATGAGGAAGCCTAAACTTTCGGGCAGAATGACTAAATGGTCAGTGCATCTTAGTGGGTATGACTTACAATTCGAACCCAGAACAACGATAAAATCCCAAGTCCTAGCAGATTTCATCTCTGACTTCTGCCCTACTATCCGTGGGGAGGCAGAAGAAGGAATGCTGACAATAACGGGGAGTCAGGATAGCGAGATATGGACCCTATACATTGACGGAGCCTCAAATGCAAGGAGAGCTGGTGTAGGTTTGGTCCTTCGATCACCTAAAGGTGATATGATAGTACAAGCTGTTAGGTGTGAGTTCAAAGCAACCAACAACGAAGCCGAGTATGAAGCCTTTATACTTGGGATGCAGATGGCGCCGGGGCTTAAGGTGAGGAACCTGAGGGTGTATAGTGACTCCTTACTTGTGGTGAATCACGTAAACAACGAATATGTGGCACATgattcaaagatgatagcctACTTGAAGATAGCCACAGAGCAAAAGTTGAAGTTTAGAACGTTCAAGATAACTCAGGTGCCGCGAGATCAGAACGTCGAGGCAGACGCCCTGGCAACGTTAAAGGCCACCTTCCAGCCCACAGAACTGTCAAATATACCTATCACCCATGTATTGACCCCAGCCATCCAGAAGGAGCTAGATCAGAATCCGGTGAAAGAGGCTGTACACATGCAGTATACGCAGGGAGCCAGGACTCTGGTTTCCGCAGTAGGACAACATGATCCAGATTGGAGAGTACCGTACGTAAATTGGCTAAGGGATGAGACACTCCTTGGGGATAGAAAGGAAGCACAAAGTTTCAGGATAAAAGCCTCCAGGTATATCATGATTGATAACATTATCTTCAGAAAGTCATTGGCAAGACCATGCCTCAGGTGCTTGAGCAAAGAGGAAGCAGAAACGGTGCTGCAGGATGTTCACGGCGGAGAATGCGGGAACCATGCTGGAGGACAAAGTTTGTCTAACAAAATCTTGAGACAGGGGtatttctggcccaccatgcgcaCAGATGCC TGGATTGAGGCAGAGGCAATGACAGAGGTAAAAGAACAGCAGGTGATCTCTTTTATCAAGCGCAACATCATAAGCAGATTTGGGATACCATCTgagatcatatgtgacaatggatcCTAG
- the LOC141587287 gene encoding protein FAR1-RELATED SEQUENCE 5-like — MINYVIDTAKKTVIEVSVIGVCVNEFVPSPCFEETSSASLVPACTPQCIQVDDVHGGNHLSLIVTPGGSEEWIRNVATQFTPRIGQSFATLDECIQFYETYADACGFEPRKSSTKRFRGSGDIKTKLIVCNREGFRDSQPKVLPSNGEEEKRIKPYDPRRPRLLGLFHAAHNHLLCPLKYKEFQNKSRHLNLHQKQTIIDNCKVNIGPTTTFRSYKEYVDGYQNVGACLTDFKIFGREVKCFIAQRDAQMFINQLEVFSETRPGFYYAYEVDENKCLVRVIWADAEARRNYSLYGEVVTFDPTYSTNRYDMKFCPFTGVDHHKKSVTFAASLVGRENDKNFNWVFQKFLECMSGKEPNCLFTDQCPTMKITVPAVFKTAAHRYCMWHIMQKLPKKVGTTVTKEIDFVSRMNSIVWDSDLEPFDFEEKWSALIKEFHLEDNGWLTYMFNKRQRWIPTYYRDIPLDCLLRTTQRSESMNYFFKRFDNPRGTLVEFWLCFQSAMDQQRYTQKSLDRDSDLSLPVTKTMLHLEIHASTVYTHALFYEFQKQCVSSLNSCSAGDFSRDSTTRFLDVEDAILRTTYTVAFNPTTFDAKCSCKMFERKGYICKHIIWILSGKGVRKIPEQYLLSRWTKNTKKMPLYDVHGQLIGDFDSSDVSKLQISNVWSEFYSTLSLIKSLPENHVTRLTDLLKAFRQKFKPGPETMTKQQELELLLGVKCSDEVHILPPVKSKNKGSGKRLTSKKQMSIEKAQKPKRFINNCKQMAHHDKRNCPNSAAETSEHSGDDNESDVSDFANYIHYD; from the exons ATGATTAATTATGTTATTGATACTGCTAAAAAAACTGTAATTGAGGTAAGCGTAATTGGCGTATGTGTTAACG AATTTGTTCCATCACCATGTTTTGAAGAGACTTCTTCTGCTTCTCTTGTACCTGCTTGTACTCCACAATGCATACAAGTTGATGATGTGCATGGTGGAAATCACCTTTCTTTGATTGTGACCCCTGGAGGTTCTGAGGAGTGGATACGGAATGTTGCCACTCAATTTACACCTAGAATAGGACAAAGTTTTGCTACCTTAGATGAGtgtatccaattttatgaaactTATGCGGACGCTTGCGGATTTGAACCAAGAAAGTCTTCAACTAAAAGGTTTCGTGGTAGTGGTGATATAAAGACAAAACTGATTGTCTGTAATAGAGAAGGGTTTAGGGATAGTCAGCCGAAAGTGTTACCCTCTAATGGTGAAGAGGAGAAAAGGATCAAACCATATGATCCTAGAAGACCAAGATTACTAGGATTG TTTCATGCTGCCCATAATCACCTTCTTTGTCCACTAAAGTATAAAGAATTTCAGAACAAATCCAGACACCTTAATTTACATCAGAAACAAACAATCATTGACAATTGCAAGGTGAATATCGGCCCAACGACTACTTTCAGGTCTTataaggagtatgttgatggttATCAAAATGTGGGAGCTTGTTTGACCGACTTTAAAATTTTTGGTAGGGAAGTCAAGTGTTTTATCGCGCAGCGGGATGCTCAAATGTTCATAAATCAGCTTGAAGTGTTTTCTGAAACTAGGCCAGGGTTTTATTATGCatatgaggttgatgagaataaGTGTTTGGTTCGTGTTATTTGGGCTGACGCAGAGGCACGTCGAAACTACTCACTATATGGTGAGGTGGTGACATTTGACCCAACCTATTCAACCAATAGGTATGACATGAAATTCTGTCCTTTTACTGGTGTTGATCACCACAAGAAGTCGGTCACCTTTGCTGCTTCACTTGTGGGTAGGGAGAACGACAAGAATTTCAATTGGGTTTTTCAGAAATTCTTAGAATGTATGAGTGGAAAAGAACCCAATTGTTTATTTACCGACCAATGCCCGACAATGAAAATTACAGTGCCTGCTGTTTTTAAGACTGCTGCCCACCGttattgcatgtggcacatcatgCAGAAATTACCTAAAAAGGTAGGCACGACAGTGACCAAAGAGATAGATTTTGTAAGCCGTATGAATTCTATTGTCTGGGATTCTGACCTAGAGCCTTTTGATTTTGAAGAAAAGTGGTCTGCATTGATCAAGGAGTTTCATCTAGAAGATAATGGATGGTTGACATATATGTTTAACAAGAGGCAACGTTGGATTCCGACTTATTATCGTGATATTCCTCTTGATTGTCTTCTCAGAACAACCCAACGTTCTGAGAGCATGAACTACTTCTTCAAGCGGTTCGATAATCCTCGCGGCACACTTGTGGAATTTTGGTTGTGCTTCCAGAGTGCTATGGATCAGCAAAGATACACCCAAAAGTCCCTTGATAGAGACAGTGATCTCTCTCTACCTGTAACCAAAACCATGCTTCATCTTGAGATTCATGCATCCACTGTGTATACACACGCACTCTTTTACGAATTCCAAAAGCAGTGTGTCTCTTCTTTGAATTCATGTAGCGCTGGAGATTTTTCAAGGGATTCCACTACAAGGTTTCTTGATGTTGAAGATGCAATATTGCGTACTACGTACACTGTAGCATTTAATCCCACAACTTTtgatgcaaaatgttcatgtaaGATGTTTGAGAGGAAGGGATACATCTGCAAACACATTATTTGGATTTTATCAGGAAAAGGGGTGAGGAAGATACCTGAACAGTACCTTTTGAGTAGATGGACAAAGAACACCAAGAAGATGCCTCTTTATGATGTGCACGGGCAATTGATCGGTGATTTTGATTCCTCAGATGTGAGTAAGCTGCAGATTTCAAATGTTTGGTCCGAGTTCTACTCAACGCTGTCTCTGATAAAATCTCTGCCTGAAAATCACGTAACTAGACTGACTGATTTACTGAAGGCATTTAGACAGAAATTCAAGCCCGGCCCTGAAACAATGACAAAACAACAAGAGTTAGAGTTGCTTCTTGGGGTTAAGTGTTCAGATGAGGTCCATATATTACCACCAgttaaatccaaaaacaagggtAGTGGCAAGAGGTTGACCTCTAAGAAACAAATGTCCATTGAAAAGGCACAAAAGCCGAAAAGGTTTATCAATAattgtaaacaaatggcacatcATGATAAGCGCAACTGCCCTAACTCAGCTGCCGAGACATCTGAGCACTCGGGTGATGATAATGAATCTGATGTAAGTGATTTTGCTAACTACATTCATTATGATTGA
- the LOC141587238 gene encoding uncharacterized protein LOC141587238 — protein sequence MIKYISITQRKNPFSGARINSLFASLPNWSLASSRVNMESFINDNIETEKSVSAVELEPSQPKRERKRKRRGKKKVDENADTVNKPAETATMGAETPNTPTSVKYRGVRQKKGGKFSAGIRHPILKQRIWLGLFNTAIEASEAYELKRTEFEALLAEKKLNASSVVSVDSESVLSNNSLPVLPEIDTNSNSQTNGVDISDASDTKVTPNTGTSVKYRGVRQRKWGKWAAEIRHPVFGKRMWLGTFNTAIEASEAYELKKKEFEPLLAEKKLNAAAASVVSEDSESVLSNNSLAVLPEIDTTSNSQTNRVEISDVPDTTVMDSNAKEECDVIPYVSTIKEEFQSDIGQGHDLEMELRSSLL from the exons ATGATTAAGTACATCTCCATTACGCAAAGGAAAAACCCTTTTTCTGGTGCTCGAATTAATTCACTCTTTGCCTCTTTGCCAAACTGGTCACTCGCCTCATCTCGT GTTAATATGGAGAGTTTCATCAACGATAATATCGAAACTGAAAAAAGTGTTTCAGCGGTTGAATTAGAGCCTTCTCAACCGAAGAGGGAGAGGAAGAGAAAGAGGCGAGGCAAAAAGAAAGTCGAT GAAAACGCAGACACAGTAAACAAACCAGCCGAGACAGCAACAATGGGAGCAGAAACTCCAAACACACCCACTTCAGTGAAGTACAGGGGTGTTAGGCAGAAAAAAGGGGGGAAATTTTCGGCTGGGATTCGACATCCTATTCTCAAACAGCGCATTTGGTTGGGGTTGTTTAATACTGCTATAGAAGCTTCTGAGGCTTATGAGCTTAAGAGGACGGAATTTGAGGCCCTTCTTGCGGAGAAAAAACTGAATGCTTCTTCTGTTGTTTCCGTCGATTCTGAAAGTGTTTTGTCCAACAACTCTCTTCCTGTACTGCCTGAGATTGATACTAATTCCAATTCACAAACCAATGGAGTCGATATTTCTGATGCTTCTGATACTAAGGTTACTCCAAACACGGGCACTTCAGTGAAGTACAGGGGTGTTAGGCAGAGAAAATGGGGGAAATGGGCGGCTGAGATTCGACATCCTGTTTTTGGTAAGCGCATGTGGTTGGGGACTTTTAATACCGCTATAGAAGCTTCTGAGGCTTATGAGCTTAAGAAGAAGGAATTTGAGCCCCTTCTTGCGGAGAAAAAACTGAATGCTGCTGCTGCTTCTGTTGTTTCCGAGGATTCTGAAAGTGTTTTGTCCAACAACTCTCTTGCTGTACTGCCTGAGATTGATACTACTTCCAATTCACAAACCAATAGAGTCGAAATTTCTGATGTTCCTGATACAACGGTCATGGATTCTAATGCAAAGGAGGAATGTGATGTGATTCCTTATGTGAGCACTATTAAGGAGGAATTCCAAAGTGACATTGGCCAAGGTcatgacttggaaatggagcttcgTTCCTCGCTCTTGTAA